From the Coffea eugenioides isolate CCC68of chromosome 1, Ceug_1.0, whole genome shotgun sequence genome, the window TTAGAAATCGAACCCGCACAGTTCCAAGTCATATGCCAAGTTATGGATTTCTCGAGTGTTTATAATATTCTACTTGGACGACCTTGGATTCATACTTCAGGCGCGATACTATCTTCGCTCCATCAGATGTTGAGGTTTGTGGTAAATGGACAGTTGATCACAGTATTTGCAGAGGATGATTGCACTATGATCATCAATCCCACATTGAAAGAGGGAAGTGATAGGAAAGCTCTGGTTTCTCCTCACCATGTGGCTGATATCATCTCAGTAGGATGGGTGTCTAAGGAAATGTCAGGACTGGGAATGAATCTAGCAGAAGCTAGCGTTATGATGGCCAAGGAGATGATTCAAGGAGGATACAAGATAGGCAAGGGCCTTGGGCATAACCTGCAAGGAATTCTATAACCAATAGAGTTTCAAGGAAAGAAGGATACCTTTGGATTAGGGTTTCAACCTACTGCCAAGGATAAGAAAGAAATGTTGAATCACAAGAGGGCGGAGAAGGAAGGAAAATAAATTATCAGGAGCATCCCACCGTTGTATTGCACTTTTCCTTATCCATCAGAAGTGATTAGCTCTGAAGTGAACCCGATCGAGGAGGTGGATATTGGTTTGTCTGAGTTATTTGTGGAGGTTGCTTGTGAGGCTGAGCCGTCAGAGGATCCAGAATTCCCAGAGGTTTCCGTAGAAGAGATGAAGAACTGGACCAGTGATTTCCTTCCCTCCCGAAGgaaatttcggtaaatctaggggatTGCCTTTGGTtgagaaaaatgagagaaagCATTCGCATTATTCATCTTCTGTCTTTCAATTTTGTAAATAGCTTTAAATCAAATGTCTTTTCACTGCAAGTCTTATGTTAAATAGTGTATCTTTTGTTAAGCAGCATGTTATGACATTTTTTCCTTTAGTTGAAATTCAATGAAATGCACAGTGTTTATTTCCCAAATTGATTTACTTACGTATTGTTATATCTATCTCATTCTTTttgagatggccaaaaataaaacacattgaccctttggatatcactattccgaaatttgatgattgcaatctcgatatctctcacgaatttaaaattttggaatCAGAAATTCAGGACGAGGAGAATCTGAGTCTTTGTTAAAGAATCTCGaacaatatgaagagaaatccaaatTGAACTTAGAAGAAACATAAATCATTAATATTGGCGCTGAGATAGAGGTTAAGGAGATAAAAATTAGCATTCATTTGAataaaaaacagagaaaagagATGATCGAGTTTTTGATCATATTTCAAGATATGTTTGCTTGGTCCTATGATGACATGCCAGGAATTTCAACAGACATAGTGATCCATCGACTACCAACTGATCCGAATTTTCCGCCAGTGAAGCAAAAATCGCGCAAGTTTAAGCCAGATATGAGTCTTAAAATCAAGGAACAGATCGAGAAGCAGCTCAATGCCAGAATCATCATGGTGTTTCATTATCCCATTTGGCTTTCAAATCCCGTACCTATTTCGAAGAAAAGTGGAGAAGTGCGAGTCTGTGTCGATTACAGGGATCTCAATAAAACCAGTCCGAAAGATGATTTTTTGTTACCAAACATTCATATCCTTCTGGACAATACTGCAGGGCATGAGGTCGAGTCATATGTTGACTGTTTTGCCGGGTATCACCAGATCTTAATGGCAGAAGAAGATAGAGAGAAAATTGCTTTTATCACTCCGTGACGAACGTTTTGCTACagagtgatgccatttgggttgaAAAACACTGGAGCTATTTATCAAAGGATCATGACCACCCTGTTCCATGATATGATCCATAAGGAGATGGAGGTTTACGTGGATGACATCATCATCAAATCCAAGAGAGCAGAGGATCActtgattgatttgaaaaagttatttgaaagatTGAGAAGATATAATTTGAAATTAAATCCTGTGAAGTGCGCTTTCGGAGCTCCCGCCGGCAAGTTATTGGGATTCATTGTCAGTAAGAAAGGTATAAAGATAGATCCGACGAAGATCAAAGCCATTCGTGAAATGCCAGTGCCAAAAACACAAAAGGATGTGAAgagtttcttgaaaaaaattaaCTTCATCGGCAGGTTCATCGCCCAGTTAACTTCTACTTGTGAGCCCTTCTTCAAATTGTTGAAGAAGAATGTACCATTGTATTGGAGTAAAGAATGCTAACAAGCTTTTGACAAGATCAAGAATTACTTGTTACATCCCCCGGTCTTAGTGCCACCCAAGCCGGGTAGACCTTTGATTATGTACCTATCTGTGCTCGACGAGGCGGTGGGATGTGTTTTGGGGCAGCATGATGACTCTGGGAAAAGGGAGCAAGCCATTTATTACCTTAGCAAGAAGTTCACAACTTACGAAGCAAAATACTCATTTCTTGAAAGAAATTGATGTGCATTGGCCTGAGCAACGCAGAAACTGGGGCATTACTTGCATAGTCACACCACTTACCTTATCTCTCGTTCAAACCCTTTGAAGTATTTATTGGAGAAACCAATGCCAACCAGATGCATGGTTAAATGGCAAATGATCCTTTTTGAATTCGACATCGTTTTCACCACACAAAAGGCAATCAAGGGCCAGGCTATAGCAGATCACTTGACTGAAAATCCAAGGGAAGATGATTATCAACCGCTTCACACTTATTTTTTGGATGAGGAGGTCTTGTTTGTTGGTGTAGCAGAGGATATGAACGAACGATGCTCTGAGTGGGGACTATTCTTTGATGGGGTTTCAAATTCTTTCGGAGCCGGTATTGGAGCTATGCTGGTATCGCCTGAAGGAAAGCATTATCCCGGTTCCGCTAAACTGCTATTTTTCTGCACTAACAATATGGCGGAGTATGAGGCTTGTATTTTTGGACTAAAGATGGCATTGAAAATGGAGATTAAAGATTTAATAGTGTTCAGCGATTCCGATTTGCTCGTGCATCAAATGCTCAAAGAATGGATCACTCGGGATTCAAAAATCTTGCCTTATCATTGCAGTTTACTAGATTTAGCAAACAAATTCAGAAGTTTGGAGTTCAGGCATATTCCACATGCCAGAAATGTTTTTGCTGATGCTCTGGCTACTTTATCTTCAATGATTCAACATCCAGACAGGTTGGTGATTGAACCTATCCAGATTCAATTACAAGAAAAGCCTGCACATTGTCTAGTTGTGGAAAAATCTTCTGATGGCCGTCCATGGTATAGCAATATcaaggaatttctcaaaatgGTGTCCTATCCTCCAAGGGTTGATACGACTGCTAAAAGCTTCTTGCGTAGATTGTCATCCAAGTTTTTCTTAAACGGAGAAGTGGTATACAAACGGACTTTAGATATGGGCCTTCTGAGATGtgttgatgaagatgaaacaGAGTACTTGATGAAACAGGTGCACAGTGGCGTATGTGGATCACATATGAATGGTCATTTATTGGCAAAGAAGATCATGAGGACCGAATATCTttggcttactatggagcatgattgtgtaGTTTTTGTCAGAAAGTGCATTAAATGTCAATTGCATGGGGATGTTATACGCACTCCTCCCATAGAATTAAACAATATGACTGCTCCTTGGCTATATTTAATGTGGGGTAAGGATGTAATTGGAACCATTGACCCTCCTGCTTCAAATGAGCATCGGTTTATTCTGGTGGCAATTGAATACTTCACAAAATGGTTCGAAACTGAGTCTTACAAGCATGTGACTAAGAAGGTGATGACCGATTTTCTGAGGAAACACATCATTTGTCATTTTGGAGTGCCAGAGACATTAATCACCGACAATGCAAAGAATCTCAACAATGACATTGTGGATGGGTTGTGCGATCAGTTCAAGATCAAGCATCGGAATTTTACTATCTATAGGCCACAGATGAACGGAGCTGTGGAGGCCGCGAATAAGAACTTGAAGAAGATAATCCGTAAGATGACCGAAAGACACCGTGATTGGCACGAGAAGCTTCCCTATGCATTAATGGCATATAGAACTGCTATTTGGACTTCTATTGGGGCAACGCCTTATAACCTCATGTACGGAATGGAAGCGGTTTTGCCAGCCGAGGTCGAAATTTCTTCTTTGCGCATCCTAATGAAGGCCAAACTGGATGAGGCTGATTGGATTAAATAACGTCATGAGCAATTGTCTTTAATCGACGAGAAGAGGTTAAATGCCATTTGTCATGGTCAGTGTTATCAAAAGAGAATGGCCCGTGCTTACAACAAGAAGGTCAGACCACGATTATTCACAAAAGGAGATAAAGTATTAAAACGATTTTTGCCAGTACAAGATGAGGCTAAGGGGAAATTTGCACCAAATTGGCAGGGCCCTTTTATTGTCCAGAAATTTTTGCCCGGTGGATCGCTTATCCtcgcagaaatggatggacaagtTTTCCCTCAGCCAATCAATTCggatatgtgtaagaaattcttcatATGATAAATGAAAGTTTCCTGTCAGAGTTAATGCaaagaatgaaatgaaagtCAGGCCTTCTTTCCTTACCAATTAAacgttctatccctagttatcccttttgagctttcagaataaattattttgtttggcaacccctgagaatcgcaaatcCCATACTGGGACaaatttgagttgaaaaggaaaagaaagaggaaaaagaaaaaaaaagctccAAAAAGTAAAAGTGatagaaaaaacaaaaggaaaggaaaattaaagaaaagaaccttgattgagaataaactggagcaattttagtttaattttagTAGGGTTAATATGAAAATGCGACCTCAGGTCATttaaccacttttgaaatctgccttcaatccttaacttttctaagcacttcaccagaccccattacgaaaaatcgaaagtcctgacttctgttctttgtaTAATCTCTtttaagaaattttctaatcaaagggaaaatgatgtcaatacaccttcaccatTTTGTAAGGGAAGGGTTGTCGCACTGATGCTATCATTTTTAAAACACATTTCTGAGTTGATGAAGGCTATTGGCGGAATCCGTCCAtcaggtgaaaacccgaaatgacaccttagaaaaaaaaagaagaaaaggaaaataaaagaagaaaagaaagaagaaaaaaagaagaagaaaaagaaaaaaagaagagaaaaaagaaaaaaagaaaagagaaaaggaaaaataaaaaagaaaagaaaaaaataataataaaaagggtGGGGGTAGCCTTGGTGAAAACTCGAAAGGGCACTAAGGTAGGGTTTTAGAAGTGAGTTTTGGATTTTGAAAGGCTGGTGACTCAAGTTCGTTGGAATTTCTCTTTACATTATGGTTCTGTTGTCGAGCATTGAGCTCCGGAGGgatgatatccaaagggtcaaacgTGGCCACCTGTTCGGGAACCAAAGTATTTTGATTTATCAaacacaattttttttgaatttgaatgtACAGGTTCATTTCTTTAAAGTAAATTCACTTTCAATAAAAGTAGATGATTGTTTTCATATAACtagaattttcattattttttgtGTAAGTAGAATGTTTTCCCTTGTGTTTAATAATCTCATTTGTTTCTTTAGACTTATCAAATGGCAATCCCTATGATTTATCGAAAGTATGTGGATACCAAATGACGCGTTCGTATAAGTATTGAAAATTGCGAAAACTTGATGTCATTTGCAGGGCAAAGTTGAGTTCTTGCTACATCAGGGAAGAACGTCcaaatactcatgtttacacatttcttgaagAAGAGGGTTGATCGGATAGTGGCGGCATTATTTGTCATTATCTGTcattactggggcaaattttttagaAGAAATCGTCTGTCTCTATTTTcgaaattttataaaaaaaaaaagcattatgAACAAATCTTTCCAAGTTATACGGCAGGCTCGAGTtttcatcccactgaccaagttgcacggcaggttcgggtttcatcccactgaccaagttGTACGGCAGGTTCGGGTcttcatcccactgaccaagttGTACGGCAAGCTCGGGTTCCATCCCACTGACCTTTCTATGCTTACATGTTCCAGTTCACGGCAGAATAACTACAAGTAAGTATTTGGTATCTAAGTCTTTGTCTCGAGTCTtttcgaaactcagacaaaaaGGGGCAAGTTGTAGACACTAAAATTTCATTTATTGGatttttagctgtatttcttatttaattcaatttttgctttatttgttagCTTTATTATTCtcgttttatttcatttttatttttatggattaaatgatatttaagtttttttaattatttttattaattaggttcattagtttcatttttattttctaagatattttgcattaaatttccggaaaagaaaatatttcacaaaaatatgttttaatccTTTTAAACTCAATCTAtctaaaataaatgaaaatttgttgCGACATAACTTCAGTAAGGAATTAACGTTTGTttacctaaattgattttgatgaaaaaaaaagagagagagagagtaatgaaaatcaacttttgaaaagaaataataaataaaataaaataaaaagggaaaaatcatcaatcaaacacaaaaaattttagcattttatttcattttagttgattttgttGATCTTGTTTTATTTccattttgttaagaaaatcattttattattgttaattaattatataaaaaaagaaGTCTTTAGCGTGATAGCTGATAGCCGAATGAAGCTACAGTACAGAATTGCAGCTGTGAATTTCCAGCTCTTTTCCCACGTTTTTTTTGGTGGATTTTAGCTCCATTGGATCATTTCATCTCAAGCCACCTGGCTTTAATCCCCACACTAAGAGAATAATAGGACAAAACCCATCTAATGGCTTATAAATTATCATGAAAATATCAATTCAGTGGGCACCATTAGATGTTAGGGTTAGGAATCTGGGTAGCTATAAAAGGAAGAGAATcagtagaaaaaaaaaggagtgaCGACTAGAAAAGACTCGGGTTTTGGGGAGAGGTTTCAGAGGAAAGAACAGAAAAGAAAGAGCTTCAAGAAGAGGAAAAGGGTTTCGGGGGGctgagaaaaaaaggaaaaagcaagaaAGACCGAGAGggtgagagagagagcaaggGAGAAGAGGAGGAAAATCTGGTCGGGTGCTATTCTTAAAGGGACAAAGAAGCTACTGAAGTTGCTGCCTATAACGAGGAGTAGAGTCATcgccatttcatttcattgtcatcacctgcaaaagagaaagaaagcacTGTAagttatcttttctttttaagtCTTGGTTTCTCTCCAAGTTCAGATCTTGAAGCTCTCAAAGCATGAGCTCCGTGACTTTACTTATGGCAATTTTCCCGTTGGTTGTCTCTGAATGTTGAGTATACATGCTTTATGGGTTGATTGAATTCAAATCCTTGttgtttttgacaaatttttaaCGCTAGTTGCAACGTCATCTGAGTAGGGAATTGTTGAGATTTTCCTGTCCACTTATTGTTTGATAAACTGCCCCAAAATGACAATCTTGAGCCAAAAAGAGTCAGTCTCATGCGTCTTCTGTATGCATTCAAGCGGAAATCTGGCCAGTCCGAAGCTGGCCAGAACCTGTGTATTCCCTAGTTAGGAAGGCGGACAGAAACCCAGGaattttttggggctgattccCTTCATTTTGCTGTCTTTTGTGTCGGATTATGGCTTGGTATGTGCTTGTTGTGTAAGGTCTCTGAAAACTCAAAGTTTTCAGAGGTTGCCGAAGCTTTCTTTAGTTGCGGGAAGAAGAAAGCTTCCAGCTTTGCATGCTCTTTTATTCTGATTTCTTTTTGTGTCTAAACCCAACATTTTTATGTTGAAAAGTAGGAGGAATGTTTGATAATCCTGTCGCCTAGGTTCAGTTTGCATTGCACTTAGATTTGAgcataaaaatctgctgcaacaagctcgAAGCTCccggcttgttgcagcagcgtgGACAGATCCTATTTCTTTCCTTTGGTTGTTGAGTTTTGGCTTGTTTGAAGCTTGTGATTTCTTTGGTGTTCGGTTGGTATGCGGTGTGCATATTTGCCGCgagtttctctctttttgtctccGCTGCATTTTAACATTCAGTCGCATGGTGGAGCATGGAGCTGCTGATGCTTCTAGTCTTTTTCTGATGCTTGTAATTTCTTGCGTCTCTTGCTGTTGTATGTGTTTTCGTTCATAACTATTGCCTTGATCTTGCTTATGGAGTGTTTTATCATTGGATTTTGTTGAAAAAAGAGTTTAAACTCTTGGGTTTTACGTTGCTAAGTGAATATTCCTGGATTCGCATAAGCTTCTGATTTTGCAGAAGCTCTTGTGAAGAAGAACGTAGGCTGCATGAATTAATTTCAGAAAATCGAATTTTAACCCCAGATTTTGACTTAATGCTTTTATGGCCCAGAAATATGGAAAAAGTAATCAAGTTCACTcttttgaatttcaattgtgctttttatgttttaatcatTTTTAGGAAGGTTTATTTACTGTTTTTTAAGAGATAATTAGTAGAACTCCACTAGTTTTAAACCTTTATTTTTTACTTCCAATTTTagtaataataatttgacccctTAAACACCTTTAATTTGTTCAATTAGACCCTTGTTTGTTCAATTTCTTGAACATGGATGGCTTATTTTATGTAAATACCTTAGGTGATTCCATTTCGTgtttaatttttcatttcatgtaattaattcttaattaaagtgatgccttgactttTTATTCGTTTTGGAAGGTAAATATAGAATTCTGTCTCCTTAGgtcgtcaattcaagggaggtacactctacccttttattttgatttttaattgattctatgtgctcttatgtgaaCTTATGTGTGAAATGGCATgcttttttgaatattttattttatttatttatttatttagtcactttatttgttttaatttagtatatttatttaatttagttttggttatttgaaaggcatttaaatgccaaaattgtaatagttaggtaattattttatttatttatttatttttattttctcttttagattgtagttagggccctcaaatgtaatagttaggttttatttgctttatatgttttgcatgcttgtgtgttatgtgttactcgctttattagaaccttgcatctagatatcatgcctacgtgctatgtgttttatgtgatttatgtgtttatttactttattatGCTTTATCTGATTTATTAGactataataaatgcatgttgTTACCACACTAGTCAAACGCTAGTTGTGCCCCTATTTCCCGTCttctcgctagtccaacgctagtgagaacttatagacatgggctagtccaacgctagtgagaacttatagacatgggttagtccaatgctagattcTTAGGAACCCATCCATACGTTAGATCATGCTTGTGTGATCAAATCATTACATGTTatgcatatttttccattttaggatcCTTATCATTTCCACATAATATTGTCCctaataaaatatcccttacccctatgtatatataatattagacttgcatttcatttaaggaaAGCTAGGATTAGattagtacatttgcttgattcaATTAGGGAAAATAACCCcccgaatatgggatatggatgaGTTTGGTTTTCtagtcttagcacgctcgtattcccctctattaaagggaaaattgaagtcacgaacattagatccccgcacccgttatgatgcattcctttagatCATGTATTcgtatataattatttttttatttttacttttctttgagtctcatatttttacaCAATTCGTGATTTCTTCGAAAGTTTACCTTTGGGcgcgcaattaatgcgatttgcatCAAATAATTTCGAAGAGATATTCTGACTCCGATaattaggtctaggtttgcattcatgtaaaTAGCtccaaaatgtgataaatttttaggttaaattaagaaaacttTTGACTAAATTGCGCAATTAGctttggttaggttgaaagggtgcctgaGATTTTATCCtggccttccctttcttcaaatgtgactcccgatcCTTTTTCTCTTAGTTTTCGCAGACTTGGGGTcgttaaaaagggtttttcctacctttcattttaaaattcctttttaggtgacttggtataccttaactcaataccaagtggcgactcctatttttcttttttttaaaaacctttttaactattttttttggggccCAAACCGTCGCACTTTTAAGTCCcattaggcccattttctttaattactttatcaaaaatcaaaaactcatttttcaaataaaaaattaatcaaaatgtttttcttttgttttcgaataaaagttcatttttactcaaaattaaatca encodes:
- the LOC113770223 gene encoding uncharacterized protein LOC113770223, whose protein sequence is MVKWQMILFEFDIVFTTQKAIKGQAIADHLTENPREDDYQPLHTYFLDEEVLFVGVAEDMNERCSEWGLFFDGVSNSFGAGIGAMLVSPEGKHYPGSAKLLFFCTNNMAEYEACIFGLKMALKMEIKDLIVFSDSDLLVHQMLKEWITRDSKILPYHCSLLDLANKFRSLEFRHIPHARNVFADALATLSSMIQHPDRLVIEPIQIQLQEKPAHCLVVEKSSDGRPWYSNIKEFLKMVSYPPRVDTTAKSFLRRLSSKFFLNGEVVYKRTLDMGLLRCVDEDETEYLMKQVHSGVCGSHMNGHLLAKKIMRTEYLWLTMEHDCVVFVRKCIKCQLHGDVIRTPPIELNNMTAPWLYLMWGKDVIGTIDPPASNEHRFILVAIEYFTKWFETESYKHVTKKVMTDFLRKHIICHFGVPETLITDNAKNLNNDIVDGLCDQFKIKHRNFTIYRPQMNGAVEAANKNLKKIIRKMTERHRDWHEKLPYALMAYRTAIWTSIGATPYNLMYGMEAVLPAEVEISSLRILMKAKLDEADWIK